Proteins encoded in a region of the Panicum hallii strain FIL2 chromosome 3, PHallii_v3.1, whole genome shotgun sequence genome:
- the LOC112886029 gene encoding WRKY transcription factor WRKY24-like, whose amino-acid sequence MASSTGSLEHGGFTFTPPPFITSFTELLSGSGDMLGADQERSPRGLFHRGARGGVPKFKSAQPPSLPISPPPISPSSYFAIPAGLSPAELLDSPVLLNSSSNILASPTTGAIPAQRFDWKQAAELVASQQEESRAAWGGFNDFSFHTASSNAMPTQTASFPSFKEEQQVEAVSKQSVAAATSNNKASSGNNNNSNTKLEDGYNWRKYGQKQVKGSENPRSYYKCTYHSCSMKKKVERSLGDGRITQIVYKGAHNHPKPLSTRRNSSGGVAAAEDKQAASSLSQAAGCGPEHSGATPENSSVTFGDDEAENGSQRSDGDEPDAKRWKEDGENEGSSGGAGGKPVREPRLVVQTLSDIDILDDGFRWRKYGQKVVKGNPNPRSYYKCTTPGCPVRKHVERASHDHRAVITTYEGKHNHDVPVGRGAASRAAAAPHASAAQPLLAAPMMAGGGQPYTLEMLGGAYGGGYAAAAAKDEPRDDLFVDSLLC is encoded by the exons ATGGCGTCCTCGACGGGGAGCTTGGAGCACGGGGGTTTCACGTTCACGCCGCCGCCCTTCATCACCTCCTTCACCGAGTTGCTCTCCGGCTCCGGGGACATGCTCGGCGCGGACCAGGAGCGGTCGCCGAGGGGGCTGTTCCACCgcggggccaggggcggcgtgCCCAAGTTCAAGTCCGCGCAGCCGCCCAGCCTGCCCATCTCGCCGCCGCCCATCTCGCCGTCCTCGTACTTCGCCATACCCGCCGGGCTCAGCCCCGCCGAGCTGCTCGACTCGCCCGTCCTGCTCAACTCCTCCTCTAACATCCTGGCCTCTCCGACCACCGGCGCCATCCCGGCGCAGAGGTTCGACTGGAAGCAGGCCGCCGAGCTGGTAGCCTCGCAGCAGGAGGAAAGCCGGGCGGCGTGGGGCGGCTTCAACGACTTCTCCTTCCACACGGCCAGCTCCAACGCCATGCCCACGCAGACAGCTTCCTTCCCATCATTCAAG GAGGAGCAGCAAGTGGAAGCCGTGAGCAAGCAGagcgtcgccgccgcgaccagcAACAACAAGGCCAGTAgcggcaacaacaacaacagcaaCACAAAGCTCGAGGACGGTTACAACTGGCGCAAGTACGGTCAGAAGCAGGTGAAGGGGAGCGAGAACCCGCGCAGCTACTATAAGTGCACCTACCACAGCTGCTCCATGAAGAAGAAGGTGGAGCGGTCCCTCGGCGACGGGCGCATCACGCAGATCGTGTACAAGGGCGCGCACAACCACCCGAAGCCGCTCTCGACGCGCCGCAACTCCTccggcggcgtcgcggcggcggaggacaaGCAGGCCGCCAGCAGCCTCTCCCAAGCAGCAGGCTGCGGGCCGGAGCACTCCGGCGCGACGCCCGAGAACTCGTCGGTGACATTcggcgacgacgaggccgagaACGGGTCGCAGCGGAGCGACGGCGACGAGCCCGACGCCAAGCGCTG GAAGGAGGATGGCGAGAACGAGGGCAgctccggcggcgccggcggcaagCCCGTCCGCGAGCCCCGGCTGGTGGTGCAGACGCTGAGCGACATCGACATCCTGGACGATGGGTTCCGGTGGCGCAAGTACGGGCAGAAGGTGGTGAAGGGGAACCCGAACCCGCGGAGCTACTACAAGTGCACGACGCCGGGGTGCCCCGTGCGGAAGCACGTGGAGCGCGCGTCGCACGACCACCGCGCCGTGATCACCACCTACGAGGGCAAGCACAACCACGACGTGCCCGTGGGCCGCggagccgccagccgcgccgcggcggcgccgcacGCGTCGGCCGCCCAGCCGCTTCTGGCGGCACCCatgatggccggcggcggccagcccTACACCCTGGAGATGCTCGGAGGCGCCTACGGCGGCGGctacgcggcggcggcggctaagGACGAGCCGCGGGACGACCTGTTCGTCGACTCGCTCCTCTGCTAG